In one window of Nitrospira sp. DNA:
- the ftsW gene encoding putative lipid II flippase FtsW gives MAQHALGTLMLPWSTSTQRATKRVPVDPALLAVTLILALVGVVMVFSASAVVAGNRFHDPWYFLKRQLAWLGAGLLVMHLISKIDYSIWKKLAIPLLFGTTVLLVLVLVPSLGSVAKGARRWLHLGPLNIQPAELAKYAVAIYIAAYLTKKQDQITNFSRGLLPPLIVLGLLSGLVLLEPDLGTVVVMGLVVVTMLFLAGARIKHLGLLALCALPTVAALILGSPYRRRRVIEYLYGAKDPTGSGYQIHQSFLAFGSGGPFGVGLGEGKQKLFFLPEAHTDFVLALVGEELGLMGTVTIVLLFGLFVIKGFQIAGRARNPFGRHLAMGITLLVGMQALVNVGVVTGLLPTKGLTLPFVSYGGSSLLANLFGVGILLNISRDRQGGQDSSGPRVVRKRGVVTE, from the coding sequence ATGGCACAGCATGCGCTCGGAACACTGATGTTGCCCTGGTCGACCTCGACCCAGCGGGCGACCAAACGCGTGCCGGTCGATCCGGCCCTGCTGGCCGTGACGCTCATTCTTGCCCTGGTGGGAGTGGTCATGGTGTTCAGTGCCAGCGCGGTGGTGGCGGGGAATCGGTTTCACGACCCCTGGTATTTCCTGAAGCGTCAGTTGGCCTGGCTGGGCGCCGGCCTCCTGGTGATGCATCTCATTTCGAAGATCGACTACAGCATATGGAAGAAGCTGGCGATTCCGCTGCTGTTCGGGACGACGGTGTTGCTGGTGTTGGTACTCGTTCCGTCGCTCGGCAGCGTGGCCAAGGGGGCGCGGCGGTGGTTGCACCTCGGTCCGCTCAACATTCAGCCGGCCGAGCTGGCAAAGTACGCGGTGGCCATATACATCGCGGCCTACCTGACCAAGAAGCAGGATCAGATCACCAATTTTTCTCGAGGCCTCTTACCGCCGCTGATCGTGTTGGGATTGCTGAGCGGCTTGGTTTTGCTGGAGCCCGATCTGGGGACGGTCGTGGTGATGGGCCTGGTGGTCGTGACGATGCTGTTTCTGGCAGGGGCGCGAATCAAACACCTGGGCCTCCTGGCGCTCTGTGCGCTGCCGACGGTGGCGGCCTTAATCCTGGGGTCTCCTTATCGGCGTCGACGCGTGATCGAGTATCTGTACGGGGCCAAGGATCCGACCGGCTCCGGATATCAAATCCATCAGTCCTTTCTGGCGTTCGGCAGCGGCGGCCCGTTCGGTGTGGGGCTGGGCGAAGGGAAACAGAAGTTGTTTTTCTTGCCGGAGGCGCATACCGACTTTGTGCTGGCTCTGGTCGGCGAAGAATTGGGGCTGATGGGCACCGTGACCATCGTGTTGCTGTTCGGGCTGTTCGTCATCAAGGGCTTTCAGATCGCGGGACGTGCCCGGAACCCGTTCGGTCGGCATCTGGCCATGGGCATCACGCTCCTTGTCGGCATGCAGGCCTTGGTCAATGTCGGAGTGGTCACCGGACTGCTGCCGACCAAAGGCTTGACCCTGCCCTTTGTCAGCTACGGCGGCTCATCATTGTTGGCCAATTTGTTCGGCGTGGGAATTCTATTGAACATTTCACGCGACCGGCAGGGCGGGCAGGACAGCAGTGGGCCGCGGGTGGTGCGCAAGCGCGGCGTGGTGACGGAATGA
- the murD gene encoding UDP-N-acetylmuramoyl-L-alanine--D-glutamate ligase, translated as MNVKDLQVTVVGLARSGVGAARLLSHLGARVTLADRKEAHELTAILSQVDRTSIAVKVGAQYESALEGADLVVISPGVPTQLDALNRVRARGVRVIGELELASRFLTAPVVAVTGTNGKSTTVTLIGKFLQESGKRAFVGGNLGIAASEAALASVQAKAGTVAPYEYVVLEVSSFQLETMEQFHPWIASILNVTLDHMDRYASVEDYVAAKANIFANQTAGDYSLFNLDDARVAALRGRTKGTVLGFSRSGATVSGVAGATVLDGDLIVTTVRGRREEICRRSDMRLIGLHNVENVMAAVTYGLLCGCPIEAIRAVLRSFPGLEHALEVVRERRGVRFVNDSKGTNVDAVLKALEGIDQPIWLIAGGRDKGGDFSRLEGAIRERVKGLILIGEAAGRIQDAMGDFDRCRPAATLRDAVELAAREAQPGEVVLLSPACASFDMFADYQDRGRQFKALVQGLPA; from the coding sequence GTGAACGTCAAAGATCTTCAAGTCACGGTGGTCGGACTAGCCCGAAGCGGAGTGGGCGCGGCGCGCCTGTTGAGCCATCTCGGGGCTCGGGTCACCCTGGCCGACCGGAAGGAAGCGCATGAACTGACCGCCATCCTGTCGCAGGTGGACCGGACGAGCATCGCGGTGAAGGTGGGGGCGCAGTATGAGTCCGCCCTCGAAGGGGCCGATCTTGTCGTGATCAGCCCGGGTGTGCCGACTCAACTCGATGCGCTCAATCGGGTGAGGGCCCGCGGGGTCCGGGTCATCGGGGAGCTGGAATTGGCCTCCCGCTTTTTGACGGCACCGGTGGTGGCCGTGACCGGGACCAACGGGAAGAGCACGACGGTGACGCTGATCGGCAAGTTTCTGCAGGAGAGCGGCAAGCGCGCTTTTGTCGGGGGCAATCTGGGAATTGCCGCCAGCGAGGCGGCCTTGGCCTCGGTGCAGGCGAAGGCGGGGACGGTCGCACCCTATGAGTATGTGGTGCTGGAAGTCTCCAGTTTCCAACTTGAGACGATGGAGCAGTTCCATCCCTGGATTGCCTCGATCTTGAATGTGACCTTAGATCATATGGACCGCTATGCCTCGGTGGAGGACTATGTGGCGGCCAAGGCGAACATCTTCGCCAACCAAACGGCCGGCGACTATTCGCTGTTCAATCTCGATGATGCGCGTGTGGCCGCGCTGCGCGGGCGCACCAAGGGTACCGTCCTGGGCTTCAGCCGTAGCGGAGCCACGGTGTCGGGTGTGGCGGGGGCGACGGTGCTTGACGGCGACCTGATTGTGACGACGGTTCGCGGACGGCGGGAGGAAATCTGCCGCCGGAGCGACATGCGGCTGATCGGCCTCCATAACGTCGAAAATGTGATGGCGGCGGTGACGTATGGTCTGCTCTGCGGTTGTCCGATCGAGGCCATTCGCGCCGTGCTGCGATCCTTCCCCGGGCTGGAACATGCCTTGGAGGTGGTACGTGAGCGTCGCGGGGTTCGCTTCGTGAACGACTCCAAGGGCACCAATGTCGATGCGGTGTTGAAGGCGCTTGAAGGAATAGACCAGCCGATTTGGTTAATTGCCGGCGGCCGCGACAAGGGCGGCGACTTTTCCCGCCTCGAAGGCGCGATACGGGAACGAGTGAAAGGGCTGATTTTGATCGGAGAGGCAGCCGGCCGTATCCAGGATGCGATGGGAGATTTTGACCGGTGTCGTCCTGCAGCGACCCTCCGCGACGCCGTGGAGCTTGCTGCTCGCGAGGCGCAGCCCGGTGAGGTGGTCTTACTCTCGCCGGCCTGCGCCAGTTTCGACATGTTTGCGGATTATCAAGACCGGGGCCGGCAGTTTAAGGCCCTGGTACAAGGGCTGCCGGCGTAA
- a CDS encoding phospho-N-acetylmuramoyl-pentapeptide-transferase, which yields MLYNWLYPLHTQFSFLNVFRYQSFRIIYAAVTAFLIAFVMAPWVIRKLQEIKLGQQIRDDGPKRHLAKSGTPTMGGILIIFAVVLSTLLWADMTNRYVWLVVVATVGFGAIGFADDYLKFIKRQSKGLSAAQKFTCQILVALTIGVFLYTLPSYTTKLSVPFFKFFTPDLGWFYIVFVILVIVGSSNAVNLTDGLDGLAIGPVMIASLAYTIVAYVTGNRVMAEYLLIPYIEGAGEIAIFTGAILGSSLGFLWFNTYPASVFMGDVGSLPLGAALGTVAVISKHELLLLLVGGVFVIEALSVILQVGSYKLRGKRIFNMAPIHHHFEMKGWDEPKVVVRLWIIAILLALLSLSTLKLR from the coding sequence ATGTTATACAACTGGCTATACCCCCTTCACACACAGTTTTCATTCCTGAACGTCTTTCGATATCAGAGCTTCCGGATTATCTATGCGGCGGTCACGGCGTTTCTGATCGCCTTTGTGATGGCTCCCTGGGTGATCCGCAAGCTGCAGGAGATTAAGCTCGGGCAGCAGATTCGCGACGATGGGCCGAAGCGGCATTTGGCCAAGAGCGGCACCCCGACCATGGGCGGAATTCTCATTATCTTCGCAGTGGTCTTATCCACCCTGCTGTGGGCCGATATGACCAACCGGTATGTGTGGTTGGTCGTGGTGGCGACGGTGGGCTTCGGCGCGATCGGGTTCGCAGATGACTATCTCAAGTTCATCAAGCGCCAATCGAAAGGCCTCTCGGCGGCACAAAAATTCACCTGCCAGATTCTGGTCGCGCTGACCATCGGTGTGTTTCTCTACACCTTGCCCAGCTATACGACGAAACTCAGCGTGCCGTTCTTTAAATTTTTCACGCCCGACCTCGGCTGGTTCTACATTGTGTTCGTCATTCTTGTCATTGTCGGCAGCTCCAACGCCGTCAATTTGACGGACGGGCTTGATGGGCTGGCGATCGGTCCGGTCATGATCGCCTCACTGGCCTATACGATCGTGGCTTATGTGACCGGGAACCGTGTGATGGCCGAATATTTGCTTATCCCCTACATCGAAGGTGCGGGAGAAATCGCCATCTTTACCGGAGCCATTTTGGGATCGAGTCTGGGCTTTTTGTGGTTCAACACCTATCCGGCCTCCGTCTTCATGGGCGATGTGGGCTCGCTTCCGTTGGGGGCGGCACTCGGCACCGTGGCCGTGATCAGCAAGCATGAACTGCTGCTGCTGTTGGTCGGCGGCGTCTTCGTCATTGAAGCCTTGTCGGTCATCCTGCAAGTGGGGTCCTATAAGCTCCGGGGAAAACGTATCTTCAATATGGCGCCCATTCACCATCACTTCGAGATGAAGGGTTGGGACGAGCCGAAGGTCGTGGTGCGTCTGTGGATCATTGCCATTTTGCTGGCGTTGCTCAGCTTGAGCACGCTCAAATTACGGTAG
- the murF gene encoding UDP-N-acetylmuramoyl-tripeptide--D-alanyl-D-alanine ligase yields the protein MREHGNRGVMALFTVEEICEVLSVRPPAGVTPQDLKQRIRRVVTDSRVVRKGDLFIAFQGERFDAHTFVPKVLAQGAVCAIVQADYRLPPAPKRAGVPMLLGVRDTLEAYQRLATHYRNRFPIPVIAITGSNGKTTTKEMVAQVVAQRWKTLKTEGNLNNRIGVPQTLFQLAPRHQAAVIEMGVDQQGQTTRLCEIARPTIGVITNIGPDHLEFFGSMEGSAQAKAELLDHLPQDGAVVLNADDEYFDYLAARAQCRVVAFGVSPKAAIRAANIRVDEKGGTVFGLVVPGKSRQTEIRIRTQGQHNVSNALAAAAVGYALGLSGTAIAEGLAKFRPAAMRSQISLSHGVQVINDCYNANPASMKAAVQLLAELGRGKRSIAALGDMLELGTDSKRMHREVGAFLASQGIGHLLACGVLGRELAEGARQAGMASDHITELPDAPAAAAALARMVRQGDVVLVKASRGMRMEQVVEAVTGMRRVARKAC from the coding sequence ATGCGGGAGCATGGGAATCGCGGTGTGATGGCGCTGTTTACGGTCGAGGAAATCTGCGAGGTCTTGAGTGTCAGGCCGCCGGCCGGCGTCACGCCTCAGGATTTGAAACAACGCATTCGTCGTGTGGTGACCGATTCGCGGGTGGTGCGCAAAGGCGATCTCTTCATCGCCTTCCAGGGCGAGCGGTTTGACGCGCATACCTTCGTGCCGAAGGTGTTGGCCCAGGGGGCGGTCTGTGCCATCGTGCAGGCGGACTATCGCTTACCTCCGGCGCCGAAACGTGCCGGCGTGCCCATGCTGCTCGGGGTAAGAGATACGCTTGAGGCCTACCAACGCCTGGCCACGCACTATCGCAACCGGTTTCCCATCCCGGTCATTGCCATTACGGGGAGCAACGGCAAGACGACGACGAAAGAAATGGTCGCCCAGGTGGTGGCACAGCGCTGGAAAACGCTCAAGACCGAGGGCAATCTCAATAATCGAATCGGCGTCCCGCAGACCCTGTTTCAATTGGCGCCTCGCCATCAGGCTGCCGTCATTGAAATGGGGGTGGATCAGCAGGGGCAGACCACCCGGCTATGCGAAATCGCGAGGCCGACGATCGGCGTGATCACCAACATCGGCCCGGACCATTTGGAGTTTTTCGGCAGTATGGAAGGGTCCGCGCAGGCCAAGGCTGAGTTGCTCGACCATTTGCCTCAGGACGGAGCGGTGGTGTTGAACGCCGACGATGAATATTTTGACTATCTTGCGGCCCGTGCGCAGTGCCGGGTCGTGGCCTTTGGGGTGTCTCCCAAAGCCGCCATTCGCGCGGCCAATATCCGGGTCGATGAAAAAGGCGGAACGGTGTTCGGCCTGGTGGTGCCGGGAAAGAGTCGTCAGACGGAAATTCGCATCCGGACGCAGGGGCAACACAATGTGAGCAATGCCCTCGCGGCGGCTGCGGTCGGGTATGCGTTGGGGTTATCGGGAACGGCCATCGCCGAGGGGCTGGCGAAGTTTCGTCCGGCCGCGATGAGATCGCAGATCAGCCTCTCCCACGGGGTGCAGGTGATCAACGATTGCTACAACGCGAATCCGGCCTCGATGAAAGCGGCCGTCCAACTGCTGGCGGAGCTCGGCCGGGGAAAACGGTCGATTGCGGCGCTGGGCGACATGCTGGAGCTGGGCACGGACAGCAAGCGGATGCATCGGGAAGTGGGGGCGTTTCTGGCCTCGCAAGGGATCGGACATCTGCTGGCTTGCGGCGTATTGGGCCGAGAGTTGGCCGAAGGCGCCCGGCAGGCCGGGATGGCGTCCGACCACATCACGGAATTGCCCGATGCGCCGGCGGCAGCCGCGGCCCTGGCGCGGATGGTTCGGCAAGGCGACGTGGTGCTGGTCAAGGCTTCGCGGGGTATGCGCATGGAACAGGTCGTGGAAGCCGTGACGGGAATGCGACGGGTCGCACGAAAGGCCTGCTAG
- a CDS encoding UDP-N-acetylmuramoyl-L-alanyl-D-glutamate--2,6-diaminopimelate ligase: protein MTLDELISPIHGRLGVLERNGDQRVTIADLTDDSRTVGPGSLFVAVPGERVDGHQFMDRVVAAGAAAVVVQRNDNVGAIPCVRVEDSRAALGILGSRFYGDPSSSLRMIGVTGTNGKTTTTYVVKTMLEAAQRRVGLIGTVAYLVGKESIPASHTTPGALELQKLFARMRDARLDTVVMEVSSHALALDRTAGSEFDVAVFTNLTQDHLDFHLDMERYFQAKLKLFVELGKAGAVKQRKRAIINVDDPWGARIRAACTVPVWTYGLHREADIYAEGVSLSPAGTSFTLRSPVGICQIKSRLVGEHNVSNLLAAIGVVLHEGLTLDQVRSAVETVTNVPGRFELVEAGQNFSVVVDYAHTEDALVRLLTAAQALRTGRIITVFGCGGDRDRTKRPKMGRAAVQYSDVVILTSDNPRTEDPAAILREVEVGVKEALADRGHVRYRMVADRGEAIEAAIREAKPGDMVLIAGKGHEDYQIVGTTKHHFDDREVARATIEALRSGA from the coding sequence ATGACACTCGATGAATTGATCAGTCCGATACACGGGCGCCTCGGAGTGCTGGAACGGAACGGAGACCAGCGCGTGACCATTGCCGACCTGACTGATGATTCCCGAACCGTGGGCCCCGGGTCGCTCTTCGTCGCTGTGCCTGGGGAGCGCGTCGATGGTCATCAGTTTATGGACCGGGTGGTTGCTGCAGGCGCGGCGGCTGTCGTGGTGCAACGAAACGACAATGTCGGTGCGATTCCCTGCGTCCGTGTGGAGGACTCGCGCGCCGCGCTCGGGATTCTCGGCAGCCGGTTCTACGGAGATCCGTCATCCTCGTTACGGATGATCGGCGTGACGGGTACCAATGGAAAGACCACCACGACCTATGTCGTCAAGACCATGCTGGAGGCCGCACAGCGCCGGGTCGGCCTCATCGGGACGGTCGCTTATCTCGTCGGGAAGGAGTCGATTCCGGCATCGCACACGACGCCGGGCGCGTTGGAGTTACAGAAATTATTTGCACGAATGCGCGATGCAAGGTTGGATACGGTGGTGATGGAGGTCTCGTCGCATGCGCTGGCCTTGGATCGGACGGCCGGATCCGAGTTCGACGTCGCCGTCTTTACGAATCTCACGCAGGACCACCTCGACTTTCATCTCGACATGGAACGGTATTTCCAGGCGAAGCTGAAACTTTTTGTCGAGTTGGGAAAGGCGGGCGCGGTGAAGCAGCGGAAGCGCGCAATCATCAATGTGGACGATCCATGGGGCGCGCGGATTCGTGCGGCTTGCACCGTTCCGGTCTGGACCTACGGCTTGCACCGGGAGGCCGATATTTACGCCGAGGGCGTGAGCCTCTCGCCGGCCGGCACCAGTTTTACGTTGCGCAGTCCTGTCGGAATCTGCCAGATCAAGAGCCGTCTGGTCGGAGAGCACAATGTCTCGAACCTTCTGGCTGCCATCGGAGTGGTGTTGCATGAAGGGCTGACGCTCGATCAAGTCCGATCTGCCGTCGAGACGGTCACGAACGTGCCGGGGCGATTCGAACTCGTCGAAGCCGGTCAGAACTTTTCCGTGGTGGTGGACTATGCGCATACCGAAGACGCGCTGGTTCGGTTGTTGACCGCAGCCCAGGCGCTTCGCACGGGGCGCATCATCACTGTCTTCGGGTGCGGCGGGGACCGTGACCGGACCAAGCGCCCTAAAATGGGGCGGGCCGCCGTGCAGTATAGTGATGTGGTGATCCTGACATCGGATAACCCGCGTACCGAAGATCCTGCGGCGATCCTGCGCGAGGTCGAGGTCGGAGTCAAAGAAGCGCTGGCGGACCGGGGTCATGTGCGGTATCGCATGGTTGCGGATCGTGGGGAGGCCATCGAGGCTGCCATTCGTGAGGCGAAGCCGGGGGATATGGTGTTGATCGCGGGGAAGGGGCACGAAGATTACCAGATCGTGGGAACCACGAAACATCACTTCGACGATCGGGAAGTCGCGCGCGCCACGATCGAGGCGCTCCGATCCGGAGCCTGA
- a CDS encoding penicillin-binding protein 2, which produces MASTPFRSRRIVVACGLGVAFALVIVRLVNLQVMQSAELTVKADRQHQKNVTLEGARGTIYDRNSKVLAMNMDVPSVFGVPASLGNPGVTARNLSPILHVKATELEKKLKQEKHFVWLARKLEPEQGRRLERLALDGVGVVMEGRRFYPKGPLLSHVLGFAGMDDRGLEGVELRYEQYLRGEKRAVVLQRDALGRAVFPKGLNEEGAAAGHSLTLTVDEVIQYIAEKELDEAVSRSNAKSGTIIVMDPKTGAVLAMAVSPRFDPNTVGALAPDRWRNRALTDTYEPGSTMKTVIAAAALEEKVMTPGSMIYGENGQFSIANTVIHDHEKSGWMTFAQMIQKSSNIGAAKVGMALGEWRVFDYLKEFGFGDKTGIDLPGETAGLLRGPRQWGKRSLASISMGQEVGVTPLQMVTAISAIANGGVLMKPHVVSEIRNAKGQLVAQTMPQAKRRVISADTARTLTTLLEGVVTNGTGGKAAIPGFRVAGKTGTAQKVDPRTGAYSSTLLVGSFLGYVPAEDPRLAMIVVIDEPRGEGWGGVVAAPVFRRVGEQVLNYLGVAVDEPVKLAMAGLES; this is translated from the coding sequence GTGGCTTCGACCCCTTTTCGCAGTCGTCGTATTGTAGTGGCCTGCGGGCTGGGGGTCGCGTTCGCGCTGGTCATTGTCCGTCTGGTGAATCTCCAGGTGATGCAGTCGGCGGAGCTGACCGTGAAGGCCGATCGGCAGCATCAGAAAAATGTCACGCTGGAAGGCGCGCGCGGGACGATCTACGATCGAAACAGTAAAGTATTGGCGATGAATATGGATGTGCCGTCCGTATTCGGCGTTCCGGCTTCTCTCGGGAATCCGGGCGTCACTGCGCGTAACCTCTCGCCGATCTTGCACGTTAAGGCGACGGAGCTCGAAAAAAAACTGAAGCAGGAAAAACACTTTGTGTGGCTGGCGCGCAAGTTGGAACCGGAGCAGGGGCGGCGGCTTGAGCGCCTGGCCCTCGATGGCGTCGGAGTTGTGATGGAAGGGCGCCGCTTCTATCCCAAGGGGCCGCTGCTGTCGCACGTGCTGGGATTTGCCGGCATGGATGATCGTGGATTGGAAGGGGTGGAGCTGCGATATGAGCAGTACCTGCGTGGCGAGAAGCGGGCGGTGGTCTTGCAGCGCGATGCCTTGGGGCGTGCCGTATTTCCGAAAGGGCTCAATGAGGAAGGCGCAGCGGCCGGGCACAGCCTGACCCTCACTGTGGATGAAGTGATTCAGTACATCGCGGAGAAAGAGCTGGATGAGGCCGTGAGCCGATCCAATGCCAAATCAGGCACGATCATTGTGATGGACCCGAAAACCGGGGCCGTGTTGGCCATGGCGGTCAGTCCGCGATTCGACCCCAACACGGTCGGAGCGCTGGCCCCGGACCGGTGGCGCAATCGCGCGTTGACGGATACCTATGAGCCCGGGTCCACCATGAAGACGGTGATTGCGGCGGCGGCGCTTGAGGAGAAGGTGATGACGCCCGGGAGCATGATCTATGGAGAGAACGGGCAATTCTCAATCGCTAATACCGTGATTCACGATCACGAAAAATCCGGTTGGATGACCTTTGCGCAGATGATCCAGAAATCGAGCAATATCGGCGCGGCGAAGGTCGGCATGGCCTTGGGTGAATGGCGGGTCTTCGACTACCTCAAGGAGTTCGGGTTCGGCGACAAGACCGGCATTGATTTGCCGGGTGAAACGGCCGGATTGCTGCGAGGACCGCGCCAGTGGGGCAAGCGTTCCCTGGCTTCGATTTCGATGGGGCAGGAGGTCGGCGTGACGCCGCTGCAGATGGTGACCGCCATCTCAGCCATTGCAAACGGGGGCGTGTTGATGAAGCCTCACGTGGTCTCCGAGATCCGTAATGCGAAGGGACAGTTGGTGGCGCAAACCATGCCGCAAGCGAAACGGCGGGTCATCTCCGCTGATACGGCCAGGACGTTGACGACGCTGCTCGAGGGTGTGGTGACGAACGGCACCGGAGGGAAAGCAGCGATCCCCGGATTCCGGGTGGCCGGTAAGACCGGTACGGCACAAAAAGTGGATCCCCGCACCGGCGCCTACTCTTCCACGCTGCTGGTCGGGTCGTTTCTCGGGTATGTGCCGGCGGAAGATCCGCGGTTGGCGATGATCGTCGTGATCGACGAACCTCGCGGCGAGGGTTGGGGGGGCGTCGTAGCGGCCCCGGTATTCCGTCGGGTCGGCGAGCAGGTGCTGAATTATCTGGGTGTGGCGGTGGACGAACCGGTCAAGCTGGCGATGGCCGGCCTTGAATCCTGA
- a CDS encoding cell division protein FtsL, with amino-acid sequence MKAVAFAAVTSLVLLFVWERVDIVRIGYHIERLKAQKVLLERERDELRVKLSGLTAPERIARLASDKLGMMQPEKGQVVVINIEPEAPANPVVAEGEVRIAKNIVTRRAR; translated from the coding sequence ATGAAAGCCGTCGCATTTGCCGCGGTCACATCGCTGGTGTTGCTCTTTGTGTGGGAGCGGGTGGACATCGTCCGCATCGGCTACCACATCGAACGGCTGAAGGCGCAGAAGGTCCTCCTCGAGCGCGAGCGCGATGAATTACGCGTGAAGCTCTCCGGCCTCACGGCACCTGAGCGGATTGCGCGTCTGGCTAGCGACAAGTTGGGGATGATGCAGCCGGAAAAGGGCCAGGTCGTCGTCATCAACATCGAGCCGGAAGCGCCGGCGAATCCGGTCGTGGCGGAGGGTGAGGTGCGGATCGCCAAAAACATCGTCACGCGGAGAGCGCGATAG
- the rsmH gene encoding 16S rRNA (cytosine(1402)-N(4))-methyltransferase RsmH produces the protein MEIDSARDSHEPVLVEEILFWLQCKPGGVYVDCTLGYAGLAARLLDRSAPDGILVGIDRDAAALAESQMRLREVAHRVHFRHGNFCDLKALIGGSGVSRVDGVIFDLGVSSPQLDRAERGFSFREDGPLDMRMDQREGRTAADLVRDLPETELADLIYQLGEERYSRRIARAIVQARMQGVIGTTWQLAAVVERAVPASYRHGRIHCATRTFQALRIAVNRELDVLEPALRDAVDILAPGGRVCAVSFHSLEDRIVKHTFRALANGPEASVRVLTKKPVIASENERSRNPRSRSAKLRVVERISKEYVK, from the coding sequence ATGGAAATAGATTCTGCTCGCGATTCCCATGAGCCGGTTTTAGTCGAAGAGATCTTGTTCTGGTTGCAGTGTAAACCAGGTGGTGTTTACGTGGACTGCACTCTTGGATATGCAGGGCTCGCTGCTCGCCTCCTCGATCGCTCCGCTCCAGATGGCATCCTTGTGGGAATTGATCGCGATGCTGCGGCGCTCGCGGAGTCACAAATGCGTCTGCGAGAGGTCGCGCATCGAGTGCATTTCCGACATGGAAATTTCTGCGACCTGAAAGCGTTGATCGGTGGGAGCGGGGTGTCGCGCGTGGATGGCGTGATTTTCGATCTGGGTGTCTCCTCGCCCCAGCTCGATCGTGCGGAGCGAGGTTTCAGTTTTCGGGAAGACGGCCCGCTGGATATGCGCATGGATCAGCGCGAAGGACGCACGGCTGCGGATCTGGTTCGTGATCTGCCCGAGACCGAGTTGGCCGATCTGATCTATCAGCTTGGTGAGGAGCGATACTCGCGCCGAATTGCCCGCGCGATCGTGCAGGCCCGGATGCAGGGGGTGATCGGAACAACCTGGCAGTTGGCGGCGGTGGTGGAGCGCGCGGTGCCGGCTTCGTATCGGCACGGACGCATTCATTGTGCCACACGCACCTTTCAGGCGTTGCGAATTGCCGTGAATCGTGAGTTGGACGTGTTAGAGCCGGCGCTCCGTGATGCGGTGGACATTCTGGCGCCGGGCGGGCGTGTCTGTGCCGTCTCGTTTCATTCGCTCGAAGACAGGATCGTGAAGCATACGTTTCGGGCGCTGGCGAACGGCCCCGAAGCGTCGGTGAGGGTGTTGACGAAAAAACCGGTCATCGCCTCGGAAAACGAGCGTAGCCGAAACCCGCGGTCACGGAGCGCAAAGTTGCGAGTCGTGGAGCGGATCTCCAAGGAGTATGTGAAATGA